From a single Pseudalkalibacillus hwajinpoensis genomic region:
- a CDS encoding capping complex subunit for YIEGIA — MIFEKAILATVTLDASRVPVGANVFVCVSDEEMNSVAADLEAILDGIAHKLSNDVYIIVKH, encoded by the coding sequence ATGATTTTTGAGAAAGCCATTCTCGCCACAGTGACACTTGACGCGAGTAGGGTTCCGGTCGGGGCGAATGTATTTGTATGTGTTTCGGATGAAGAGATGAATAGCGTTGCGGCAGATCTCGAAGCCATTCTTGATGGGATTGCCCACAAATTGAGTAACGATGTTTATATCATTGTGAAACATTAG
- the der gene encoding ribosome biogenesis GTPase Der translates to MTKPVVAIVGRPNVGKSTIFNRIVGERVSIVEDTPGVTRDRIYSTGEWLNREFNIIDTGGIEIGDEPFLSQIRFQAEIAIDEADVIIFMVNGRDGISNADEEVAKILYRSNKPVVLAVNKVDNPEQQVLVYDFYSLGFGEPFGISGSHGLGLGDLLDEVFKSFPEEQEEEYDEGTIKFSLIGRPNVGKSSLVNTILGEERVIVSDVAGTTRDAIDSMFTRDGQDYVIIDTAGMRKRGKIYETTEKYSVLRAMRGIERSDVVLVVIDGEEGIIEQDKKVAGYAHEAGKAVVIVVNKWDAVEKDDKTMRNFEQKIRDHFLFLSYAPIVFLSAKTKQRLHTLLPVVNSVAENHALRVKTNVLNELIMDSVAMNPTPTDNGKRLKINYATQVAVKPPTIVLFVNDPDLMHFSYRRFLENRIRETFGFQGTPLRILARRKSE, encoded by the coding sequence ATGACAAAACCAGTTGTCGCAATTGTAGGTCGACCAAATGTTGGGAAATCGACCATTTTTAATCGCATAGTAGGAGAGAGAGTCTCCATCGTCGAAGATACTCCAGGAGTAACACGCGACCGAATTTATAGTACAGGTGAATGGTTAAACCGTGAATTTAATATCATAGATACAGGCGGTATTGAAATTGGAGACGAACCATTTCTCTCACAAATCCGTTTCCAGGCTGAGATCGCCATTGATGAAGCAGACGTTATTATATTCATGGTTAATGGCCGTGATGGTATTTCAAACGCTGATGAAGAGGTAGCTAAAATTCTTTATCGCTCGAATAAACCTGTTGTTCTGGCGGTGAATAAAGTTGACAACCCAGAGCAGCAAGTTCTTGTGTATGATTTCTATTCACTTGGGTTTGGAGAGCCATTTGGTATTTCAGGATCTCACGGTCTTGGACTGGGCGACCTTCTTGATGAAGTTTTTAAATCCTTCCCTGAAGAACAAGAGGAAGAGTACGATGAAGGAACGATCAAGTTTTCATTAATCGGTCGTCCGAACGTAGGGAAATCCTCCCTTGTCAACACCATTCTTGGTGAAGAACGAGTGATTGTAAGTGATGTTGCAGGCACAACTCGTGATGCGATTGACTCGATGTTTACAAGAGACGGACAGGATTACGTGATTATCGATACGGCCGGCATGAGAAAACGCGGCAAGATTTATGAAACTACAGAGAAATACAGTGTTCTTCGTGCGATGCGAGGCATTGAACGATCTGATGTTGTCCTTGTTGTGATTGATGGTGAAGAGGGTATTATTGAACAGGATAAGAAGGTAGCTGGATATGCTCATGAAGCAGGGAAAGCTGTTGTTATCGTTGTTAACAAATGGGATGCAGTTGAAAAAGATGATAAAACAATGCGAAACTTTGAACAGAAAATTCGCGATCATTTCTTGTTCCTTAGCTACGCGCCAATCGTTTTTCTATCGGCTAAAACGAAGCAGCGCCTTCACACACTACTTCCGGTTGTAAATTCTGTAGCAGAAAACCATGCACTTCGTGTTAAAACAAATGTTCTAAATGAATTGATTATGGATTCAGTAGCAATGAACCCAACACCGACTGATAATGGGAAGCGACTGAAAATCAATTATGCGACACAAGTTGCGGTCAAGCCACCAACCATCGTGCTATTTGTAAACGATCCAGACCTGATGCACTTTTCTTACCGCCGCTTCTTAGAAAACCGTATTCGTGAAACGTTTGGTTTTCAGGGAACGCCTCTCCGCATTTTGGCCCGCAGAAAAAGCGAGTAG
- the plsY gene encoding glycerol-3-phosphate 1-O-acyltransferase PlsY, with the protein MIAILICIAAYLLGSVSFSYLLARILKKIDIRDHGSGNAGATNTLRVLGTGPAIAVLALDVIKGILAVWLGYWFSNEPIVPFLAGICAIIGHNWPVFFGFRGGKGVATTIGVFATLAFLPALYAGIIAIFSIFITRFVSLGSLIFVVLTPAFIFILGGYPASYIILGVLLAVLSVWRHRTNVKRLVTGTESKLGQKVEQ; encoded by the coding sequence ATGATCGCGATCCTGATTTGCATTGCTGCATACCTGCTTGGTTCAGTGAGTTTTAGTTATTTACTCGCTCGAATTCTGAAGAAAATCGATATCAGAGACCACGGTAGCGGTAATGCAGGAGCGACAAATACTTTAAGAGTGCTTGGAACTGGACCCGCTATCGCTGTTCTGGCGCTTGATGTCATTAAAGGTATACTTGCCGTTTGGTTAGGGTACTGGTTTTCTAACGAACCTATTGTCCCTTTCCTTGCAGGCATTTGCGCTATTATTGGCCATAATTGGCCAGTGTTTTTTGGATTTCGTGGAGGAAAAGGTGTAGCAACGACCATTGGTGTTTTCGCTACACTTGCCTTTTTGCCTGCGTTATATGCTGGTATTATTGCAATTTTCTCGATTTTTATCACCAGATTTGTATCACTTGGATCTCTTATTTTTGTGGTGCTAACTCCTGCTTTTATCTTTATACTTGGCGGGTATCCTGCATCATATATTATATTAGGGGTGCTGCTGGCAGTACTCTCAGTGTGGAGACATCGTACAAATGTGAAGCGCCTGGTTACGGGGACAGAAAGCAAGCTCGGTCAGAAGGTCGAGCAGTAA
- a CDS encoding NAD(P)H-dependent glycerol-3-phosphate dehydrogenase, with protein MATISVVGAGSWGTALSIVLADNNHHVKLWARRKDLADEVNDGHTNEKYLPGITLPEGIKATSSLEECVRDAELILLVTPTKALRDVLPELKTYLTAPVTFVHASKGIEPDTSKRISEVIEEEIPPSLRKSVVVLSGPSHAEEVSLRHPTTVTVSSKSLAEAEYVQDLFINSNFRVYTNHDIVGVELGGALKNIIALGAGMSDGLGYGDNAKAALITRGLAEIARLGAAMGANPLTFMGLTGIGDLVVTCTSVHSRNWRAGNLLGKGNNLDEVLENMGMVVEGVRTTKAAYHLAKEQDVDMPITSVLFDVLFNDKNPKDAVDQLMGRLRTHETEDLTSLLADRFELNPKEQ; from the coding sequence ATGGCGACAATTTCAGTTGTAGGTGCAGGTAGCTGGGGAACAGCTCTTTCTATTGTTCTAGCTGACAATAATCATCACGTTAAACTCTGGGCAAGACGAAAAGATCTTGCTGATGAAGTAAATGATGGTCATACCAATGAGAAATATTTACCTGGCATTACACTACCGGAGGGTATAAAGGCAACAAGTTCACTCGAGGAGTGTGTACGGGATGCAGAATTAATCTTACTCGTCACACCAACGAAAGCACTGAGAGATGTTCTTCCAGAGCTCAAGACATACTTAACAGCGCCTGTCACGTTCGTTCATGCAAGTAAAGGAATTGAACCGGACACATCCAAACGTATTTCTGAAGTGATTGAAGAGGAAATTCCGCCGTCACTTAGAAAATCAGTTGTCGTACTATCAGGTCCGAGTCATGCAGAAGAGGTAAGCCTGCGTCATCCAACAACAGTGACAGTATCTTCTAAGTCATTAGCAGAAGCGGAATATGTACAGGATCTGTTCATTAATTCGAATTTCCGTGTTTATACAAACCATGACATTGTCGGGGTAGAACTTGGTGGTGCACTTAAGAATATTATTGCACTTGGAGCAGGTATGTCTGATGGACTTGGTTATGGTGATAATGCAAAAGCTGCACTGATTACGAGAGGTCTGGCAGAAATCGCACGTCTTGGAGCCGCAATGGGAGCCAATCCGTTAACGTTTATGGGTCTGACAGGGATAGGGGATCTTGTTGTAACATGCACAAGTGTACATAGCCGTAACTGGCGTGCAGGAAACCTGCTTGGTAAAGGAAATAATCTTGACGAAGTGCTTGAAAACATGGGCATGGTTGTCGAGGGTGTTCGTACCACAAAAGCAGCATACCATCTAGCTAAAGAACAGGACGTCGATATGCCAATTACGTCTGTGTTATTTGACGTACTGTTTAACGATAAAAATCCTAAGGATGCTGTTGATCAATTGATGGGTAGGCTACGCACACATGAAACAGAAGATCTGACTTCCTTACTTGCAGACCGTTTTGAATTGAATCCAAAAGAACAGTAA
- a CDS encoding stage VI sporulation protein F — MSDLFDNIEKKTNVKKEDIFKLANSVQGADFTDEKTVRKLIANVARVANVNVTKEKEDRIVKAIVNKNIPFDLSSIAKLFSQK; from the coding sequence GTGAGCGATCTGTTCGACAACATAGAAAAGAAGACTAATGTTAAAAAGGAAGACATCTTTAAATTGGCTAATTCGGTTCAAGGTGCAGATTTTACCGATGAAAAAACGGTACGTAAACTGATTGCCAATGTTGCACGTGTTGCTAACGTGAACGTGACGAAAGAAAAGGAAGACCGAATCGTAAAGGCTATTGTAAACAAGAACATCCCATTCGATCTTTCTTCGATCGCAAAACTTTTTAGCCAGAAATAG
- a CDS encoding DUF2768 domain-containing protein — protein sequence MSPGLIKMWVALAALGLMFIAVMAIMLSRSKLKGFFRVIVSTFAYLCMFVSGVLMLLVVFTGPTN from the coding sequence ATGTCGCCAGGATTAATTAAAATGTGGGTGGCGCTTGCGGCGCTTGGATTAATGTTCATAGCTGTTATGGCTATTATGCTAAGTCGATCTAAATTAAAAGGTTTTTTTCGTGTAATTGTTTCCACTTTCGCTTATTTATGTATGTTCGTTTCGGGGGTGCTCATGCTTCTCGTTGTGTTTACAGGACCTACTAATTAA
- the spoIVA gene encoding stage IV sporulation protein A — MERVDIFKDIAERTGGDIYLGVVGSVRTGKSTFIKKFMELIVLPNMENESDRARAQDELPQSAAGRTIMTTEPKFVPNHAIQIHVEDGLDVNVRLVDCVGYAVPGAKGYEDDEGPRMINTPWYEEPIPFQEAAEIGTRKVIQEHSTLGVVITTDGSIGEIPRHDYLESEERVVEELKEVGKPFIMIVNSAHPHHPQTDALRGDLANKYDIPVLALSVESMTEHDINNVMREVLYEFPVLEVNVNLPSWVMVLHQDHWLRQNYEESVRDTVKDIKRLRDVDRVVGQFEAFEFIQDARLAGIEMGQGIAEIDLYAPDDLYDQILKEVVGVEIRGKDHLLQLMQEFAFAKAEYDHVSDALRMVKQTGYGIAAPAIEDMSLDEPEIIRQGSRFGVRLKAVAPSIHMIKVDVESEFAPIIGTEKQSEELVRYLMQDFEEDPLSIWNSDIFGRSLNSIVREGIQAKLGLMPENARYKLKETLERIINEGSGGLIAIIL, encoded by the coding sequence GTGGAGAGAGTGGATATCTTCAAAGATATCGCAGAGCGTACAGGGGGAGATATATACCTTGGAGTCGTAGGTTCTGTTCGAACAGGTAAATCGACATTTATTAAAAAGTTCATGGAACTTATCGTACTACCTAATATGGAAAACGAATCCGACAGAGCGAGGGCACAGGATGAGCTTCCGCAGAGTGCAGCGGGACGGACCATTATGACGACGGAGCCTAAATTCGTACCGAACCATGCCATTCAAATTCACGTTGAGGATGGATTAGATGTAAACGTGAGACTCGTAGATTGCGTAGGGTATGCTGTTCCAGGTGCGAAAGGCTATGAAGATGATGAAGGCCCTCGAATGATTAACACGCCTTGGTATGAGGAGCCCATACCATTTCAGGAAGCAGCTGAAATTGGAACAAGAAAGGTTATTCAGGAGCATTCGACCCTTGGTGTCGTGATTACGACAGATGGATCGATTGGAGAAATCCCACGACACGATTATTTAGAATCGGAAGAGCGAGTCGTGGAAGAATTAAAAGAAGTAGGCAAGCCGTTTATCATGATTGTCAATTCAGCTCATCCTCATCACCCTCAAACAGATGCCTTAAGAGGTGATCTTGCTAACAAATATGACATTCCTGTTCTTGCGTTAAGTGTTGAGAGCATGACAGAACATGATATTAACAATGTGATGCGTGAAGTGCTCTATGAATTTCCAGTTCTTGAAGTGAACGTTAATTTACCGAGCTGGGTAATGGTGCTTCATCAGGATCACTGGCTCAGACAGAACTATGAAGAATCGGTAAGGGACACAGTAAAAGATATTAAACGGCTTCGAGATGTTGATCGAGTTGTAGGGCAGTTTGAAGCATTTGAATTTATACAGGATGCCAGACTGGCCGGAATTGAAATGGGTCAGGGGATCGCGGAAATTGATCTTTATGCGCCAGACGATTTGTATGACCAAATTCTTAAAGAGGTAGTTGGTGTTGAGATTAGAGGAAAGGATCACCTGCTTCAATTAATGCAGGAATTTGCTTTTGCGAAAGCTGAGTACGATCACGTATCAGATGCACTTAGAATGGTGAAGCAAACGGGATATGGGATTGCAGCACCAGCAATTGAAGATATGAGTCTGGATGAGCCTGAGATTATCAGACAGGGATCGAGGTTTGGCGTAAGACTTAAAGCGGTGGCACCATCCATCCATATGATTAAGGTCGATGTTGAATCAGAGTTCGCACCAATTATTGGTACGGAGAAACAAAGTGAAGAGCTTGTTCGCTATTTAATGCAGGATTTTGAAGAAGATCCGCTATCAATCTGGAACTCAGATATCTTCGGGCGATCACTTAATTCGATAGTAAGGGAGGGCATCCAGGCTAAACTCGGGTTAATGCCTGAGAATGCTCGCTACAAATTAAAGGAAACGTTAGAACGCATTATTAACGAAGGTTCGGGAGGATTAATTGCGATCATATTATAA
- a CDS encoding HU family DNA-binding protein produces MNKTDLINAVAESAELSKKEATKAVDSVFDNIMQSLQEGDKVQLIGFGNFEVRERSARKGRNPQTGEEIEIAASKVPAFKPGKALKDAVK; encoded by the coding sequence ATGAACAAGACAGATCTAATCAATGCTGTTGCAGAATCTGCAGAGCTTTCTAAAAAAGAAGCGACAAAAGCTGTTGACTCAGTTTTTGATAACATTATGCAATCCTTGCAAGAAGGCGACAAAGTTCAACTAATTGGTTTTGGTAACTTTGAAGTCCGTGAGCGTTCTGCTCGTAAAGGGCGTAACCCTCAAACTGGCGAAGAGATCGAAATCGCTGCAAGCAAGGTTCCTGCATTTAAACCTGGTAAAGCCCTTAAGGATGCAGTAAAGTAA
- the folE gene encoding GTP cyclohydrolase I FolE, with the protein MYEVNHEKIQEAVIMILEAIGEDPEREGLLDTPKRVARMYEEIFQGLHQNPEEHFQTIFGEDHEELVLVKDIPFYSTCEHHLVPFFGKAHVAYIPKGGKVTGLSKLARAVESVTKRPQLQERITSTIANSMVDTLDPHGVMVVVEAEHMCMTMRGVKKPGSSTVTSAVRGVFESDAAARSEVLGLIKS; encoded by the coding sequence ATGTACGAAGTTAACCACGAGAAAATACAGGAAGCAGTTATAATGATCCTCGAAGCGATCGGAGAAGATCCTGAACGTGAGGGGTTGTTAGATACTCCAAAACGCGTTGCAAGAATGTATGAAGAAATTTTCCAGGGGCTACATCAGAATCCAGAAGAACACTTCCAAACGATTTTCGGTGAAGATCACGAGGAACTTGTCCTTGTTAAAGATATCCCGTTCTATTCCACATGTGAGCACCACCTTGTTCCATTCTTTGGAAAGGCTCATGTTGCATACATACCAAAAGGTGGCAAGGTAACAGGTCTCAGTAAGCTTGCAAGAGCTGTAGAGTCGGTTACAAAGCGTCCTCAACTTCAGGAACGAATTACATCAACAATAGCTAATTCAATGGTAGATACGCTTGATCCCCACGGTGTGATGGTAGTCGTGGAGGCTGAGCACATGTGTATGACGATGAGAGGCGTTAAAAAGCCTGGATCATCCACAGTAACATCAGCAGTCAGAGGTGTTTTTGAAAGCGATGCAGCTGCACGATCTGAAGTGCTTGGATTGATTAAAAGCTAA
- the mtrB gene encoding trp RNA-binding attenuation protein MtrB, with product MKNEGNDFFVIKALENGVNVIGLTRGSDTRFHHSEKLDKGEVMIAQFTEHTSAVKVRGKAVIQTEHGEISTEE from the coding sequence ATGAAAAACGAAGGAAATGATTTCTTTGTCATTAAAGCGCTCGAGAACGGTGTGAATGTCATTGGATTAACGCGCGGTTCCGACACGAGATTTCATCATTCAGAAAAGCTCGATAAGGGTGAAGTGATGATTGCTCAATTCACTGAACATACTTCTGCTGTTAAAGTTAGAGGGAAAGCCGTTATCCAAACTGAGCACGGCGAAATAAGCACAGAAGAGTAA